A segment of the Hymenobacter volaticus genome:
AGGCAATAAAGAAACTGGGACCCATTGAGAAGAACGTAGCTCCACACTAATCGTGCCTGCCTCGCTACTCTTTCTGCGCAATACATACTGCATTTTCCTTCACTGTCTATAAAAAAAGCGCCCTTCGACAGAATCGAAGGGCGCTTGCTTATAAAATAGGCTCCTTTAATGGGCTACGAGCAGACGCACTACCTCACGCTGGCCATTAACCGTCAACTGGCACTGATACACGCCAGGCAACAAGCTAGAGCCGGCCAGCGGCAGTGTGTACTGTTGCCCTTTGCGGACGGCGCCCTGATAAAGCCGGGCCACCTCTTGGCCGAGTTGATTATAAACTCGCACCTGCCCTTCGCCATCCAAGTGTGGGCGGAAACTGACCGTCGCCTGCGCCGCCATCGGGTTGGGATAGACGGACAACTCCTGCACGTTGCGGCCTGTAGCCGCCCGCGTTGCCGCCACGAGCGGAGCCGCTGCCTCGGGCGTTTGAACATAATGAATCGTGGCGTAATCGGAGCCCGTATTAAGGCCCAGCGAGTTCCCCGTTACATACACTTCGCCAGCACTCGTGACCACTAGATCAGTCGCCTGGTCGGCGCCATTGCCGGGGCCGTTGTAGCGGGTGTCCCACACAGGTTGCCCCGTCGCCGCGGCGTACTTAACGGTGGCATAATCCGTACTCGTACTACCGGTAACATACACATTGCCTGATCCATCCACGGCCATCCGCGACACTTGGGTTATCGTCGACTCACTGTTACGAGCCACCCACAACGTGCTGCCGCTGGCCGTATACTTGATGGTCGCCGAACCACCCGCCACAGACACATTGCCGAGCGCATCTACGGCAATATCGGTCGCTATATCATTACTGCCACTGCCTCCATTGTAGTAGTTCACCCAGCTTTGCTCGCCCGTTGGGGAATACTTTACCGTCATGTAATCGATATCAACAGGAAAGGTCGTAACGATGCCGGAGCCCGTCACATAAACATTGCCACTGGCGTCCACGGCGATGCCCGAAGGCTGTTGGTCACGGAAGCCAAGGGGCCCGGTGAAGATAGAGACCCACTGCTGCTCCCCCCCTGACGAGTACTTCAGAGTTGCGTAATCCCAATTATTCTGGGGGTTATTGAGGATGCCGGTCACGTAGACGTTACCCGTAGCATCGACTGCCATATCGACCACCGCGTTGCCACGCGTAAAACCGCTCCCGCGGTAGCGGGTGTCCCAGAGTTGCTGGCCCGTAGCGTCCTCGTATTTGAGCGTCACATATTGATTACCACTAACTAAATAAAGCGTGTTGCCCGAAACATATACGTTGCCCGCCGCATCCAAACCAATCCCCGCCGCCTCATAGCCACTCTCCGCGGCCGTGGTAGTCGCTTCCCAGAGTTGCTGGCCGCTAGCAGCATACTTGCGGGTCGTGCCGGCGCCGGTCACATAGACGTTGCCCGCTGCACTGACCACAAGATGAGAACCTCCCGGAGCCGTCCAGAGTTGCTGCCCGTTGGCCGAGTACTTGACGGTTCGGTTGCCGGTCACGTACACATTGCCGGCTGCGTCTACAGCCAGGTCTCTCACCTGATCCTCTGTAATCGGCCCCGTATACCGTGCCTGCCACAGCGGTTGGCCGGTGGCCGCAGTATACTTGAACGTGGCGTAGTCAACACTGCTGCCTACTGCGACCGAGGAGCCTGTGACGGCCACGTTGCCGGCCGCATCGACAGCTAAGCTCGTGGCGGTGGCATCCCCGGCAGTTGACTCCGGAGCTTGGGCTTGCCACAACGGTTGCCCGGTAGCACCGGCGTACTTGAGCGTGGCGTAGTCACTTCTGCCGCTCGCGTTGAAGGAGCGCCCCGTCACGGCCACGTTACCGGCACCATCTACCACGACATCCCGCGCCTCGTCGTAGCTGCCGGCGGCGCCATTGTACGCTTGCGCCCACGTCTGCTGTCCGGTCATAGCAGCATACTTAATTGTGACATAGTCCCAGTTACTGTTGCCCGTATCCGCGTAACCCGTCACGGCTACGTTGCCGGCCGCGTCCAGGGCAACGCCAGTGGCCTCATCGTAGCTGTTGCCTGCGCCGTTATAGCGCGCTTGCCATACCGGCTGTCCGTTAGTGGTATACTTCACTGTGGCATAGTCGTAGCTAGTGTCTCCTTCACTGGTACCCGTGACGGCCACATTGCCGGCGGCATCCACCGCCAGCTCGCGCACCAAGTCGTAGCCCTTGCGGGGGCCGTTGTAACGGGCGCTCCACAATTGGCGCCCAGTCGTCGCATCGACCTTAATGGTGGCGTAGTCACTGTCGGTGCTCTCGTAGGAAGTGCCCGTTACGTACACGTTGCCCACCCCGTCTAGCGCCAACCCCGCCGCTACATCCGTGTTGGCTGGACCGCTGTAGCGGCTTTCCCACTGAAGCTGGCCGCCCGCCGAGTACTTGACGGTAGCGTAGTAACAACCGCTGCTGCCCTCCCCGTAGGCCGTGCCCGTCACATACACGTTGCCGACAGCATCTACGGCCAGGCTCGAGGCCAGCTCTTGGCTGCTTGGCATCGAGCCCGCGGCTCCCCCAGTGTACCGGCTGGCCCAAAGCTGTTGGCCGCTGACTCCGTCATACTTAACCGTGGCGTAGTCGTATAGGGTGGCGCTAGTACCGTACGAGTAGCCTGTTACGTAGACATTGCCGATTCGGTCCACCGTTAGACCCACCGCCACATCATCGCCGCCGGTGGGCCCGTTGTAGCGCACCTGCCAGAGCTGCTGCCCGGTAGGCGAGTATTTCACCGTGGCGTAGTCATAGCGGCTGGTGTTGCTGAAAGAGTAGCCGGTCACGTAGACATTGCCGGTGGCATCTGTTGCCACGGCCGTCGCTCCATCATATCCGTTACCATTGCTGTTATCGAAGCGCGCCACCCATTGTTCACTAACGGAGCCGCTGGCAAGGGCGCGAGCCCTAGTAACTGATTCGTTTCGACGGACTACCGGGCGAGTGGGCCTTAGGGGCATGGCGCGGGCAAGCGTGCCATTCGTAGTCGGCAAAGCATGGCGCAACGCGGGTGCTCCAACGGGCAGTTGAGGCTGCGGGAGTTGCGAAAGAGACGGCTGGGCCTTGCTGGTAGAAAAGGGTAGGCGCGACTGCGCCTGCGCAACGGGCACATAGAAGAGTAAGCCGGCTGCCAACGGCAGCCAACGTGTAAATGTTTGTTTCATAGACGATGGAAAATAGGGAACAACAAAATGCCAGCAGTGGCTGCCAGTAAGCAGAAACGAAGCAATGATGCAACACTCTCAACTGCTACTTGCGCCGTTACCACTACCAATCAGCCACTGATTCCGGGATAAGAAACACAAAATACCCATTAAAAACAGGATTTATCATAGTATAAAGTCAAGTTCGAGCGACGAAGCTGTCTTCTAACAACAGGTTGAAATGAGCAGGCACAGTTAATACCACCTGAAGTTGTAGGTACATGTTCAGACAGACAAAGAACACAAATAAGGCCAACTTCCAGCTTCTTACCTTTTGCTCTTTTAGAGGTTAAAAGACTTGTTTTTGTGGCCTGTGTATAGCGCAGAACTCGCTAATTCTTGAGCATCTGGCGCAGCTGCTTTTGCATGGCCTTTTGCACTTGCCCTCCATGCTCCGCTTTCCACTGCGTAAGAATGTTATGCACCACATCGGGAACCGAGGTGCCATTCCCCAAGATCATTCCGATTTGCTGAAAATACTGATGCATAGCGGGCGTTATGCGGAACATCACCGTCTTCTTGTCCTTGGTAGGAACGAAGAGGGATTTCACATCAAGGCTAGCTTGGGCAGCGAGTACGGGCTGAGGAACTGGCTCCTCATCCTGCTGCGTCTGCTCAGCAACCGCATCGTCATCTGTTTCCATTTCTGCTGCTTCGGCCGCCTCGGCCAGTGGGGCTACTTCCATTGTAGGCTGCGTGTTGGCAACTGGCGGCAGAGGTTTCTCTTTTCCCTCTACCCCTCCCCTACCGCTGGCCGCGGGCTTGGTTGCCGGCAATTGATCGGCTATCAATGGCCCTGTTGCGGTGGTGACGCGGGCAGCTGCCGGTGCCGCAGCCGGTGCCATGGGTACAGCGTCCGTAGTTGGTGGGGAAGGCGGAGTACTTGACGGCAGGGCAGGTTCGCCCACAGAAGGTTGGGCGGCGTTGGGTGTGAGCCGAATTGGGGACACGTCGCCCATCATCGCGGCGAGTTCGGCGGCTTGTTCTTCCGGAGTTTTACCTTTTTTCTTAGCAGGCAGTTTGGCCATGTCGCTGTGGAATTACGAGTTAGTGATTGGCAATTAAAAGCAGGAAACTAATTGGACTCCGTAGCTCAGTTAACCGACGAATCAGGTGCGGAGTCAACGGCGTTTTCTGACGCGGAAAAGTTAATCGTGAGCCCGGAAGGCGTAACCGCTCCTGGCCCTAGTACCAGAGATAAAACTTCCATAAAGAGCTGGCCCATCCCCAACCGGTTCAGTTCTTTTTCCGGAAGCGGAAACATAGTGGAACGGTTCTCTTTGTAGGTGATTAGATTCTCTACCCGGCTCTGAAGCATAGGAAGGCCATTTTCCTGGAAAAGCTCTTCAGTTTTGTCGTAGATAGTTTTTCGCTCGGCCTTGAGATACTTGTTCCAAAATGCATAGTAGCCAACCAGGTTGGAATCAGGGTCACTCTGCTGCGTGAAGGCCGGCAGTAAACCCATAAAAGCCATGGTAGAAGCAATCGAACCTTTATCGGGCTCTACGGGCAGAAAGATGTAATCAATTAAACGCAGCAAATCAGGCAAGCCTATTACATTGACCGTACCAGGCGTATCAATCAAAATAAAGTCATAATCCTGCTCAAACAGAGCCGTGATAGATGAAGTGGATTCTTGTACGCTTGATATGTAAACCGGATAGGGCCTCCTCCCCTGCTTGAGTAATCGCTGGCGAAAACCTTCTTCGTTTTGCACGCGCGTTTGTTCATCTATTCGGTAAGCGTGCAGTGAGTGTTGGGGGTGGTCGCAATCCATCACGGCCACCTTGTAGCCATAGAGGTAGCAAAGAGCCGAGGCTAAATGAGTGGTGATAGTTGACTTGCCTGCCCCTCCTTTCTGATTAGCAAAAGCAATGATGTTAGGTTGGTTCATTCCGTGGGCCGTGGTTAACAATGATCATATCTTTGCATCAATGATACATAGCATCTTTAATACTTCAATAAGTTGATACAATATTCTTATGACTCATTGATGCTTTAATACGTTGTTGTCTCAACACATTGCACCAGTATATTTATGTATCATTGATATATTGTTATCATGACGCATCGTATTAAAGTTTTATAGCTTTAATGATACAAAGTACTTCATCATCAATATATCTATGGTAGTTTGAATGTTTGTGTCTATGTATCTTTATATCATAGACACATAAATATTACTACACAGTGATACTATGTATAATTGATACTTTGATACATTGTATTTACAATACTTTGTATCATTGTTGTTCTCCTTGAATGTATTAAAGTATCTATGTGTGAATGTATTAATGTATTAATGTATCAATGATACAGTGATATTGTTTATCGCTGTATTGCTGTAACGCTTTAGATTACGATACAATGCATCCTATATATTATGTACCAAAGCTTGTAAGATACATTGCATCAAAAAACATTTAGTAAAAGGATGATTACAGAAGAAATTCTAATCGTTTATGATACAATGTATCTATGTGTCATTGATGTACTCATCTTAGGTCCAAATATGTTAATAGGTAATGCATAATCGATAGCACTTTTAATACGATGTATCTTTGATACATCGTATTAATAATACATAAAAATATAGCCCACATACTTTCATCTCTTACTATTTACCAAGGCTATTTAATATAACAACATTGTATCGAAGATGTTTTGATACATAGATACTAAGTATCTTCAATACCTTGCATTTTAAATAAGCTAAATACCTTTTTTATGTTAATTCATCACTATATCAATGTTTTACATAATTATTCCAGCGAATTATTTTTTTACTTGCTGCATGCACGAGATGATTCTTAGCACAGATTCAAGATTACTCTTAGATAAATTCATTAAGCGTTTGCTAAAGAAATAATTCTTTAGAATAAGGCCTTACTTCTATTTGCAAGTGGCTTCTTGCTTTTAACTATTCCTATACATGGTGCAAAATATCTCTTAGTAAATTAGATAATTTTGCCAGCACCTCAGGGATTGATACTTGTGCAAATCATTCTGAAAAAAGGAGCTTTAGAAAAATAAACAGCTTACGGACATAAAGAATATCAGTTCATTTACATGATAGTGAATGAGGGCCTCTGTCAAGGAAAGTACCATTACTGAAGGTCGCTTTCAGGTAATATAAACAGAAATTGACTTGCATCTACTTGTGCAAGCAACGCAAATAGAAAGGCTTTTAGCAACTGAGGGGTTAAGCTAATCCAGGCTCTATCTATTGTCCGAAGCAGCCTGTTATGATTACTAAAATTACCACATACTCCAGCGTTAAAGGGGCCCTTACTCATAGAGCAAGTGAAGTTAAGATAAGAAGAAGGACACTACGAAACTGCTCTTTTAAGCATGTATGACTTTATTCTTCTTAGCTCGAAATATGGTTTGAAAGACGCAAGCAGCAGCTGATTTAGGTGAGAAAATAGAAATCAGAGTGGTGTAGTTTTTTTCACGAAAAGCCAAATAGGCAGTTATTCCTCAATGAAAATAGCCACTTTGCAACTGTATTGCAAGCTGATTAATGCGCAACTACAGCGTGATCATATCGTGATTTTGAACATCAGATAAGCAACTTGTTCACCTGCAACCTCTCTGAACTGAGTGCCTATTGATGATTGTATTGCCTTAATAATGGACATAATTTTACTGTCAAAATATTATTACTCCTTAGCAAATGAGCTAAGCGTTAGGTATGCAACCGCCACCCGAACGACGAAGTCGAGTCAATGATTTAAATCTTGCTTGAGACGCTACTTGATGGCAGATGCAACTGGTTTGCAGCAGACCTTAGCGCTTAACAGAGGGGAGAAGTTGAATTGTTTTTAGGCAATTTGAAAAGGAGAGCATCACCGTTTGCTTTTTTCACGTCAACAGAAGCGCTCTATAAAGAATAAGTTTTACACTAACGGGCGGCATTTAGAGGCCACGAAGTAGGTTATAAAGTCACACAGTTGCGCAAAAGTGTTTGTGGTGCGCCAAGCCCAGTTAACTCATTAACTAACTCCAGAACTAAGCCTCAGCTCCAAGATTGTCAATTTGAATAGGGTAGGGGAGGACTCGAACAACCCTGGCCCGGTCAGAACAAAGTAGGGAAGGGTTTGATGTCCACGGGCCAACCCAACCAACGAAGTTCACAGTAGCCGACCTTCCCCAAAAAGTACTGGTGTCCTTGGGGTTATCGGTAAACCAGCTGGCCACAATTGGTTAACTTTAAAAATGGCGAAAAAAAAGACTTTTTGGCCCTGAAAGTAGGAGAGAAGAGCGCCTTCAAGCAAATGAAATTCGATGCCAAGCTGCTTCTCTGCCAGGAAGCCAATGGGTAGGCCACCCTGCTAATTGAATTAACGAAGCACTAATTTACCGTTCCTCATCAGATGCGAGGCCACATTTTCACGGTCGAGTAATGCCACTGCCAGGCAACGGAAAGCATGGCAGGGTAGTACATGGCCTTACAGACACCCAGGCAATTCCTATAATGACTACGTCGGGGTTGATAAGGCAATGAACAAAATAGTGCCCAAAAACAAAGTGCAATTCAAGGACACGATTGCTGGGGTTAACTATTATCAGGATCAAAGTCATGATCTGTGCGAAAGTAAAGCGGTGCATTTAGCGCAGACTAAGCATTCCCGCGGCGGTAAGCCCTTCGATTGAATTGTGCACATCTAAGCGGCTAAGGCTGGAGTGGAAGTGAAGCCAGAAGCGTACGAACTAACGCAATTGCTTCTGCTATAACACGCGTCCACTGCAAACCAATGCAGTTAGTGTGGGGCATAGGATACGGAGCCGCGGCCATGAGAGTGAGAATAGAACTCAACCTCGCACTCGATCAAATGGAGGAGCGCGTCGAGTTCTCAAATTGCATGCTCACTACGGCTACGCGCTCCAAAAAAGCGACGTCTACACTAAGGAAGATGGCACGTGTTCGAGCGCCAGGATAATAGATCGTGTCAGAG
Coding sequences within it:
- a CDS encoding SBBP repeat-containing protein encodes the protein MKQTFTRWLPLAAGLLFYVPVAQAQSRLPFSTSKAQPSLSQLPQPQLPVGAPALRHALPTTNGTLARAMPLRPTRPVVRRNESVTRARALASGSVSEQWVARFDNSNGNGYDGATAVATDATGNVYVTGYSFSNTSRYDYATVKYSPTGQQLWQVRYNGPTGGDDVAVGLTVDRIGNVYVTGYSYGTSATLYDYATVKYDGVSGQQLWASRYTGGAAGSMPSSQELASSLAVDAVGNVYVTGTAYGEGSSGCYYATVKYSAGGQLQWESRYSGPANTDVAAGLALDGVGNVYVTGTSYESTDSDYATIKVDATTGRQLWSARYNGPRKGYDLVRELAVDAAGNVAVTGTSEGDTSYDYATVKYTTNGQPVWQARYNGAGNSYDEATGVALDAAGNVAVTGYADTGNSNWDYVTIKYAAMTGQQTWAQAYNGAAGSYDEARDVVVDGAGNVAVTGRSFNASGRSDYATLKYAGATGQPLWQAQAPESTAGDATATSLAVDAAGNVAVTGSSVAVGSSVDYATFKYTAATGQPLWQARYTGPITEDQVRDLAVDAAGNVYVTGNRTVKYSANGQQLWTAPGGSHLVVSAAGNVYVTGAGTTRKYAASGQQLWEATTTAAESGYEAAGIGLDAAGNVYVSGNTLYLVSGNQYVTLKYEDATGQQLWDTRYRGSGFTRGNAVVDMAVDATGNVYVTGILNNPQNNWDYATLKYSSGGEQQWVSIFTGPLGFRDQQPSGIAVDASGNVYVTGSGIVTTFPVDIDYMTVKYSPTGEQSWVNYYNGGSGSNDIATDIAVDALGNVSVAGGSATIKYTASGSTLWVARNSESTITQVSRMAVDGSGNVYVTGSTSTDYATVKYAAATGQPVWDTRYNGPGNGADQATDLVVTSAGEVYVTGNSLGLNTGSDYATIHYVQTPEAAAPLVAATRAATGRNVQELSVYPNPMAAQATVSFRPHLDGEGQVRVYNQLGQEVARLYQGAVRKGQQYTLPLAGSSLLPGVYQCQLTVNGQREVVRLLVAH
- a CDS encoding ParA family protein, coding for MNQPNIIAFANQKGGAGKSTITTHLASALCYLYGYKVAVMDCDHPQHSLHAYRIDEQTRVQNEEGFRQRLLKQGRRPYPVYISSVQESTSSITALFEQDYDFILIDTPGTVNVIGLPDLLRLIDYIFLPVEPDKGSIASTMAFMGLLPAFTQQSDPDSNLVGYYAFWNKYLKAERKTIYDKTEELFQENGLPMLQSRVENLITYKENRSTMFPLPEKELNRLGMGQLFMEVLSLVLGPGAVTPSGLTINFSASENAVDSAPDSSVN